A single Pseudanabaenaceae cyanobacterium SKYG29 DNA region contains:
- a CDS encoding alpha/beta fold hydrolase, producing MVHYIYLHGFGSSAQSHKASYLTDRFQERGLNLLTPDLNLGDFTTITLSKQLAFLQANYGDTPCYVMGSSLGGLLATLWASRATNVKSLILLAPAFRFGECLQQMLGNEEMANWRSRGRRNFYHYGLGRELPLHYEFFVDACQQEENSLQRELPILIIHGKYDDVVLPQRSMEFAQGRPSVTVRLVADDHSLANVLDYIWAETQNFWQL from the coding sequence ATGGTGCACTACATTTATTTACATGGCTTTGGGTCGAGCGCCCAGTCCCACAAGGCTAGTTATCTCACCGATCGGTTTCAGGAACGGGGCTTAAATTTACTCACCCCTGATCTAAATTTAGGGGATTTCACCACAATTACTCTATCTAAACAACTGGCATTTTTGCAGGCTAACTATGGTGACACTCCCTGTTATGTCATGGGTTCTAGTTTGGGGGGATTGCTAGCCACACTGTGGGCAAGTCGGGCAACAAATGTCAAGAGTTTGATTCTCCTAGCGCCTGCTTTTCGGTTTGGGGAATGTCTGCAGCAGATGCTGGGGAATGAGGAGATGGCAAATTGGCGTAGCAGGGGGAGGCGTAACTTTTATCACTATGGATTAGGACGGGAGCTGCCCCTCCACTATGAATTTTTTGTCGATGCCTGCCAACAGGAGGAAAATAGTCTCCAGCGGGAATTGCCGATTTTAATTATTCACGGCAAATATGACGATGTGGTTTTGCCCCAAAGGAGTATGGAATTTGCTCAGGGTCGCCCCAGCGTGACAGTACGTTTGGTGGCAGATGACCATAGTTTGGCTA
- the fabZ gene encoding 3-hydroxyacyl-ACP dehydratase FabZ has product MTNPVLDVEAIQKILPHRYPFLLVDRIIAYEPGRSAVGLKNVTINEPFFQGHFPNRPIMPGVLIVEAMAQVGGVVLTQMPGAEGQLSLFAGIDGVRFRRPVLPGDQLIMTAELLVVKQKRFGKMQTKAEVDGQLVCEGELMFSLVAM; this is encoded by the coding sequence ATGACGAATCCAGTTTTAGACGTAGAAGCAATTCAAAAAATCTTGCCCCATCGTTATCCCTTTTTACTGGTAGATCGCATCATTGCCTATGAACCAGGACGATCGGCGGTGGGGTTGAAAAATGTGACAATTAACGAGCCGTTTTTCCAGGGGCATTTCCCCAACCGTCCAATTATGCCAGGGGTCTTGATTGTAGAGGCAATGGCGCAAGTGGGGGGAGTAGTGCTGACCCAAATGCCGGGGGCAGAGGGACAGTTATCCCTGTTTGCGGGGATTGATGGAGTCAGGTTTCGTCGTCCCGTCCTCCCTGGGGATCAACTGATTATGACGGCAGAGCTGCTGGTGGTCAAACAGAAACGCTTTGGTAAAATGCAAACGAAGGCGGAAGTAGATGGACAACTTGTGTGCGAAGGTGAGTTAATGTTCTCCCTAGTGGCAATGTAA